The genomic segment GGCGTCCGGCGTAGCGCCCCATGCCGCCAAAGCGCGCCAACAGTCGCCCCACGCGCCCGCCGCGCTTGCCCAGGGTGCTCCGCCCGCCCTTGGCGCCGCCCGCAGCGCCCCCCGCGTAGCCGCCCCCATACTCGCCGGGCAGCAGACTCATCCGGCTGTTGACCACATACACGGGCAGCGGCACGGGCAGGCCGCCCAGGCCTGTGGCGGCCCCGCCGCCTCCGCCTTTGCCGCCGCGCAGGAAGCTCCACGCCCCCCGGCCCATGGTCCAGGCCTTGCGCGCCAGCACCAGCCCGCCCAGGGCCACGCCGACGCCCGCGATGCCCTTGATGATGCGCCCCGTGTTCTCAGGCCCCAGGGCGTTGAGAGCGTCTGCAGCCGCCTGGATCGGACTGCTCAACTCCTCGTCCATCACCTGCTTCCAGGCCGTCATCAGGGCCGTCATGGCCGATGCCGCCTTGCTTGCAGCACGCGCGGAATCGGCCAGGGTTGTGGTGCCGTCCCCTTGAACGGCCATGAACGTGTCCAGGCTGCCCAGCGCACCCGTGCGCTGGAATTCGCCTGCCGCCTGGTTGAACGCCCGTATCGCCTCGGCGTCGAAAATGCTCCCCATCTTTACACTGTCACCCCGCGTGCGCTCGATGATCTCGGCCATCAGCTCGTTGATGGGCCGCAACACCCGCTGGCCCGCCTTGAGCCGCTCGGGGTCGAACACCTGGATACCCGCCTTGCGGAGGGCCTTCAGCTTGGTGGGGTCGCGCAGGGTACGCATCGTCGCCTCGAAGGCCGTCGCCGCCTGCTCCGAATTGCCCGTGCCCCTCCGGACCATCTGCAGCGCCGCGCCCATCTCAAGCAGGGCGTCGGTGCCGCCCCGGCCCATGGCCGTATAGGCCGTGATCACCCGGGGCCCCAGGCCTGCCAAATCCCGCAGGGTGAACGCGCCAATCTTGCCCTGCTGGTTCAGCGTGTCCAGGGCCCGCAGCACCTCGTCCGGGGCCTTGATGTCCATTTTC from the Desulfocurvus vexinensis DSM 17965 genome contains:
- a CDS encoding tail tape measure protein, whose amino-acid sequence is MSDLRTSIVLSLTGNLEARARRYGSAVGQFAGGAERQLGRVARSAAALGRGLDALGNKYTAMLGGVSAAGTAKMLADLQLRFTRLGIQAGVSDEAVQNLKKSIYDVALAPDIRADPSEITSAIEAIVEMTGDLGFAQENIRNIGVAIQATGVAGADIGGLFAEFQKMDIKAPDEVLRALDTLNQQGKIGAFTLRDLAGLGPRVITAYTAMGRGGTDALLEMGAALQMVRRGTGNSEQAATAFEATMRTLRDPTKLKALRKAGIQVFDPERLKAGQRVLRPINELMAEIIERTRGDSVKMGSIFDAEAIRAFNQAAGEFQRTGALGSLDTFMAVQGDGTTTLADSARAASKAASAMTALMTAWKQVMDEELSSPIQAAADALNALGPENTGRIIKGIAGVGVALGGLVLARKAWTMGRGAWSFLRGGKGGGGGAATGLGGLPVPLPVYVVNSRMSLLPGEYGGGYAGGAAGGAKGGRSTLGKRGGRVGRLLARFGGMGRYAGRLGGAASIVAAGVGLADVLTDDSLTGGEKTTAAGGYAGGAAGGALGGWGGAALGAAIGTAILPGIGTAVGGALGGLGGSLAGYLGGEWGGAKLAEWFAGGKGAEPEPAQASVLVSISDDRVRVKRMEAQGMDLDVDTGVVLGGVGR